In Priestia megaterium NBRC 15308 = ATCC 14581, the following proteins share a genomic window:
- the nikB gene encoding nickel ABC transporter permease subunit NikB, producing MGNYILKRIMSIIPVFLLAALLTTGMIHLSPVDPAEAYLTAAHIQPTDEILAQKRHEFGLDQPFFIQYVNSIMKICQLDFGISYVSNKPVWNEVIYRIPATVQLAIASILIAVFVSVPLGFLAGVKKGSVIDHFSRLLSFFGASIPTFWLGYILVFFFSVKLNLFPVEGIGTWQHLVLPSITLALPLIAMYTRLLRASVLENLQQPYVLFARTRGLKEKTIMTKHVLRIAISPMITGLGMNLGKLLTGTIIVESVFSWPGFGRYFIEAIFNRDIPVIQCYVLIAASLFILSNLIVDIVQMYIDPRISRKEGQHR from the coding sequence ATGGGCAATTATATACTAAAACGAATTATGTCCATCATTCCAGTTTTTCTTTTGGCTGCACTTCTCACGACTGGCATGATTCATCTTTCACCGGTGGATCCAGCTGAAGCTTATTTAACAGCAGCACACATCCAGCCGACTGATGAGATCTTGGCTCAAAAAAGACATGAGTTTGGTTTAGATCAGCCATTCTTTATTCAATATGTAAACTCTATTATGAAGATATGCCAACTTGATTTTGGCATATCTTATGTTTCAAATAAGCCCGTTTGGAATGAAGTTATATATCGAATACCAGCTACCGTTCAACTAGCCATAGCGAGTATATTAATAGCGGTGTTTGTCAGCGTGCCTCTTGGGTTTCTCGCAGGAGTAAAGAAAGGCAGCGTTATTGATCATTTTAGCCGTTTACTCTCCTTTTTTGGTGCGTCTATTCCAACTTTTTGGCTAGGCTACATACTGGTTTTTTTCTTTTCTGTTAAGCTTAATCTTTTTCCAGTAGAGGGAATCGGAACATGGCAGCATCTTGTACTGCCTTCCATTACGCTAGCTCTTCCTTTAATAGCAATGTATACAAGATTGTTACGTGCGAGTGTTCTTGAAAACTTGCAACAACCATATGTGCTATTTGCTCGAACTAGAGGACTTAAAGAAAAAACGATTATGACAAAACATGTGCTGAGAATTGCTATTTCCCCAATGATAACTGGGCTTGGAATGAATCTTGGAAAATTGCTTACGGGCACAATTATCGTTGAATCGGTTTTTTCTTGGCCTGGATTTGGGCGTTATTTCATTGAAGCTATTTTTAATCGTGATATACCTGTTATACAATGCTACGTGCTAATAGCAGCCAGTTTGTTTATTTTGAGTAATTTAATTGTAGATATAGTTCAAATGTATATAGACCCGCGTATTTCCAGGAAAGAAGGACAGCATCGATGA
- the nikC gene encoding nickel ABC transporter permease subunit NikC produces the protein MITSIRTIFKSQKVIPICSTILGILFIIAILAPWITPNDPIAVNLAYKLQPPSWDFPLGTDHLGRCNLSRILYGARISLGFAILIFISSLAIGLIIGTFSGYKGGWIDHILMRFCDGVMAFPSLILVLGLVGIFGPGLSQVILALMLVQWVYYARMFRGMVLSLKEQNFISAAKISGSSQWKIIKNHIIPNVLPPLVVMGTLEMGWAIMDISAMSFLGLGVQSPTPEWGAMIHEGKSYIRTNPELMLYPGLSIMLVIVTFNLLGEALSERYGVKRRF, from the coding sequence ATGATAACAAGTATACGTACGATATTTAAAAGTCAAAAAGTAATTCCCATATGTTCAACAATATTAGGTATTCTTTTTATCATCGCCATATTGGCCCCTTGGATTACACCAAATGATCCCATTGCCGTCAATTTAGCTTATAAATTGCAGCCTCCAAGCTGGGATTTCCCATTAGGAACTGATCATTTAGGAAGATGTAACTTGTCACGTATTTTATATGGAGCACGCATCTCATTAGGTTTTGCTATACTTATTTTCATTTCATCGTTAGCAATTGGTTTAATTATTGGAACGTTTTCAGGTTATAAAGGTGGTTGGATTGATCATATTTTAATGAGATTTTGCGATGGTGTTATGGCTTTTCCAAGCCTTATTCTTGTACTAGGATTGGTTGGTATATTTGGACCTGGACTGTCACAAGTAATCTTAGCGCTGATGCTTGTACAATGGGTTTATTACGCGAGAATGTTCCGAGGAATGGTCCTTAGTTTGAAAGAACAGAACTTCATCTCCGCTGCGAAGATCAGCGGTTCTTCTCAATGGAAGATCATTAAAAATCATATTATCCCCAATGTGTTACCTCCGCTTGTTGTAATGGGTACGTTGGAAATGGGATGGGCTATCATGGATATATCTGCTATGTCTTTTCTGGGATTAGGCGTCCAGTCTCCTACACCTGAATGGGGAGCAATGATTCACGAAGGAAAATCATATATTCGGACGAATCCAGAACTGATGCTTTATCCAGGTTTGTCTATTATGCTTGTTATTGTTACATTCAATCTATTAGGCGAAGCGTTATCAGAACGTTACGGTGTCAAACGTCGATTTTGA
- the nikD gene encoding nickel import ATP-binding protein NikD, translating into MGTEESKVLQVRDLRVQIKTKNGVATLVQDINFELKPGEILGLIGESGCGKTVTSMSILQLLNRKETTIEGSITLKGQELNGLAEKEMRKVRGKDIAFIMQNPMNAFTPVFTIGHQFIETIRSHTHWNKKQATELAVESMKQVNLPDPDKLLKYYPFQLSGGMLQRLMIAIAASLHPAIIIADEPTTALDVNNQKNVLHHLDKIRSEYGSAILLISHDLGVISEMADEVAVMQHGKIVEKAGVFQLFDSPTHEYTKKLLNARPALYLEEPVINLI; encoded by the coding sequence TTGGGAACAGAAGAGTCAAAAGTGTTACAAGTTAGAGATTTACGTGTTCAAATAAAAACAAAAAATGGTGTTGCAACTCTTGTTCAAGATATAAATTTTGAACTGAAGCCTGGGGAAATTCTTGGTCTTATTGGTGAAAGCGGTTGTGGTAAAACCGTTACAAGCATGTCCATTCTCCAGCTCCTCAATCGTAAGGAAACAACAATTGAAGGGAGCATAACGCTAAAAGGCCAAGAATTAAATGGTTTAGCTGAGAAAGAAATGCGTAAGGTTCGTGGAAAGGATATAGCCTTTATTATGCAAAACCCGATGAATGCTTTTACGCCAGTTTTTACTATTGGACACCAATTTATTGAGACTATTCGCTCTCATACGCATTGGAATAAAAAACAGGCAACAGAGCTTGCCGTTGAGTCAATGAAACAAGTGAATTTACCTGACCCTGACAAGCTTTTGAAATACTATCCTTTTCAACTGAGTGGGGGTATGCTTCAACGATTAATGATTGCTATTGCCGCAAGCCTGCATCCAGCTATTATTATTGCAGATGAACCGACAACCGCGTTAGATGTAAACAATCAGAAGAATGTACTACATCATTTAGATAAAATTCGTTCTGAATATGGTTCAGCAATTTTATTAATCTCTCACGACCTAGGAGTTATCTCTGAAATGGCAGATGAAGTAGCCGTTATGCAACATGGGAAAATAGTAGAAAAAGCAGGTGTATTTCAGCTATTTGATTCACCAACGCATGAGTATACAAAGAAACTGCTAAATGCAAGACCAGCATTATATTTAGAAGAACCTGTGATCAACTTAATTTGA
- the nikE gene encoding nickel import ATP-binding protein NikE, which produces MSLLQVNEVTHSYGNRTFFKWQNRSKKVLSDISFSIEEGTCLGMLGTSGAGKSTLGKVILGLEKPQHGQVLFQGHDIYTVDKYTRQKIRRDLQVVFQDSYSAVNPRMTAERIIAEPLENYEKLTLAEQKRTVIELLERVGLDEKDLKKYPHQFSGGQLQRINIARAVSLKPKLIVLDESVSSLDMVTQTLILELLKELKEDFGLSYFFITHDIKAAYMISDTLGVLEKGELIEYYNSKNQFFTSKDPVVKEMRGSILAEHPRFRSIRARNNHI; this is translated from the coding sequence GTGAGTTTATTACAAGTAAATGAAGTCACTCATAGCTACGGAAACCGAACGTTTTTCAAATGGCAAAATCGTTCTAAGAAAGTACTTTCTGATATCTCCTTCTCTATTGAAGAAGGGACATGCTTAGGAATGCTTGGTACGAGTGGAGCCGGTAAAAGTACTTTAGGAAAAGTAATTCTCGGCTTGGAAAAGCCACAGCATGGACAGGTTCTTTTTCAAGGACATGACATCTATACTGTAGATAAATATACTCGCCAAAAAATTCGGCGTGATCTTCAAGTTGTTTTTCAAGATTCGTACTCAGCAGTTAATCCCCGAATGACGGCTGAACGTATTATTGCAGAACCGTTAGAAAACTATGAAAAATTAACATTGGCTGAACAAAAACGAACCGTGATTGAGTTATTAGAAAGAGTAGGGCTTGATGAAAAAGACTTAAAAAAATATCCGCATCAATTTAGCGGCGGTCAGCTGCAAAGGATCAATATTGCAAGGGCAGTCTCTCTTAAGCCAAAGCTCATTGTTTTAGACGAATCTGTAAGCAGTCTAGACATGGTTACGCAAACTCTCATTTTAGAACTATTAAAGGAGTTAAAAGAAGACTTTGGTCTGTCGTATTTTTTTATTACACATGATATCAAAGCTGCTTATATGATTAGCGATACATTAGGTGTATTAGAAAAAGGAGAATTAATCGAATACTATAATTCGAAAAATCAGTTCTTTACTTCAAAAGATCCTGTGGTAAAAGAGATGAGAGGTTCTATACTTGCAGAGCATCCGCGTTTTCGTTCAATTAGAGCAAGAAATAATCATATCTAA
- a CDS encoding MATE family efflux transporter: MNHRTYLTLAIPLTISTMTTPLLGAVDTAVVGQLPAPAYIGGVAVGTLIFNTLYWVFGFLRVSTSAFAAQANGASDPDQGVLALSRPFLLAVIVGLLFILLQWPIEHAALLVISPDADVSRFAVEYFRIRIWGAPFTLMNYVILGWLMGMAKIKESLCLQILTNVLNMFLAILFVHVFSFDVQGVATATLIAEVTAFILGVFIILKASPFKWKMPSIQALMDTNSMKKMFNVNKDLFIRTICLLVVINMFTAKGASFGTEFLAANAVLFQIHYIMAYFFDGFANASSILVGKAVGSNDKELYKKILTLSRQWSVITAVTIASLYALFQEQVIGLFTNLPDVIELSLTYGVWLIIYPFVACFGLVLYGVFTGATEIAPVRNSMIYAMIVYIIIQITATPIWHNHGLWLAFIIYTMGRSGFLVMYTPQLNKKLLQLKGEG, translated from the coding sequence ATGAATCATCGTACGTATCTTACTTTGGCGATTCCCCTGACAATCTCAACGATGACTACGCCCTTATTAGGTGCGGTTGATACTGCTGTTGTAGGGCAACTTCCAGCTCCAGCTTATATTGGAGGAGTTGCGGTAGGAACTCTTATTTTTAATACGTTATATTGGGTATTTGGCTTTTTAAGAGTTAGTACATCCGCCTTTGCCGCACAAGCAAATGGGGCAAGTGATCCAGATCAGGGAGTACTTGCTTTATCCCGGCCATTTTTATTAGCTGTAATAGTAGGGCTGCTTTTTATTCTTTTACAATGGCCAATTGAACATGCCGCTCTCTTAGTAATTTCTCCTGATGCTGATGTAAGTAGGTTTGCAGTAGAATATTTTAGGATTAGAATATGGGGAGCACCTTTTACACTGATGAACTATGTAATTCTTGGTTGGTTAATGGGAATGGCTAAGATTAAAGAATCTCTATGTTTACAGATACTTACAAATGTTTTGAATATGTTTTTAGCTATTCTTTTTGTCCATGTTTTTTCTTTTGATGTACAAGGAGTCGCTACAGCAACCTTGATTGCTGAAGTTACAGCCTTCATATTAGGAGTATTCATTATTTTGAAAGCATCTCCGTTTAAATGGAAAATGCCATCAATTCAGGCACTTATGGATACAAATTCTATGAAGAAGATGTTTAATGTTAACAAGGATTTGTTTATTCGTACTATTTGTTTACTGGTCGTTATTAATATGTTCACAGCAAAAGGTGCTTCGTTTGGCACAGAATTTCTAGCTGCAAATGCTGTATTATTTCAAATCCACTACATAATGGCTTATTTCTTTGATGGATTTGCTAATGCTTCCAGTATTCTTGTTGGTAAAGCAGTAGGGTCAAATGATAAAGAGCTATATAAAAAAATACTTACTTTATCTAGGCAGTGGTCGGTAATAACAGCAGTTACTATAGCCAGTTTATATGCACTTTTTCAAGAGCAGGTTATTGGGCTATTTACAAATTTGCCTGATGTGATCGAACTTTCACTTACGTATGGAGTATGGCTTATCATCTATCCCTTTGTTGCTTGTTTTGGCCTTGTCCTTTATGGGGTTTTTACAGGAGCAACTGAAATTGCTCCCGTTCGAAATTCTATGATTTACGCGATGATTGTCTATATCATTATACAGATTACAGCAACTCCTATCTGGCATAATCATGGCCTATGGCTGGCTTTCATCATCTATACTATGGGGCGATCAGGGTTCCTAGTTATGTACACTCCTCAATTAAATAAAAAATTGTTACAGCTAAAGGGAGAAGGCTGA
- a CDS encoding Na-translocating system protein MpsC family protein produces the protein MDIKTQQTKLANNVGKLLRDNFGKGPEAVHVTIYEPYVVIYVSGFVSPMEQVLLNQNEELQVMTTRELLVKTLEPQITGQIKGITDLDIQHLYYDWNLDHHSGIFVGVCLDDLKADLTEGDPYPGKQAIHDRIIKMSEIAQKGPEKISSYKLSDRTLVIVREGILVAIEKQLISLGFDDTLRISKRPLEKGILRQNDDYDEILNADILDIFVDWDFEKDNSIITLILKPKN, from the coding sequence ATGGATATTAAGACTCAGCAAACAAAGCTGGCGAATAATGTGGGCAAATTGTTACGAGATAACTTTGGAAAAGGCCCTGAGGCTGTTCATGTTACGATATATGAACCTTATGTTGTTATTTATGTCAGCGGCTTCGTATCACCTATGGAGCAAGTACTGTTAAACCAAAATGAAGAACTTCAGGTTATGACTACAAGAGAGCTGTTGGTAAAGACTCTTGAACCTCAAATCACTGGGCAAATTAAAGGGATTACAGACCTCGACATACAGCACTTATATTATGATTGGAACTTAGATCACCACTCCGGAATTTTTGTGGGAGTGTGTCTGGACGATTTGAAAGCCGATTTGACTGAGGGGGACCCTTACCCAGGAAAACAAGCAATTCATGATCGAATTATAAAGATGAGTGAGATTGCCCAAAAAGGACCTGAAAAAATTTCTTCATATAAATTAAGCGATCGTACATTGGTCATCGTACGCGAGGGAATACTGGTGGCTATTGAAAAGCAGCTAATTTCGTTAGGTTTTGATGACACCTTACGCATCTCTAAACGTCCTTTGGAAAAAGGAATCTTACGACAAAACGATGACTATGATGAAATATTAAATGCGGACATTCTTGATATTTTTGTAGATTGGGATTTTGAAAAGGATAATAGTATTATTACACTTATCTTAAAACCAAAAAATTAA
- a CDS encoding Na-translocating system protein MpsC family protein has product MDKTKLEKELSSYMGRLLRENFGRGPGGVFTVISPPFITVYFKAFLLPLEKTLLDKGQVIYVQKTRDLLMETLIEEIKGYIQLNIHLDIEEFYYDWNLELQSGMFIMIHSDKENIANHSYKNQKLLHKEVEEVTQKAEKFPHNVSSYLLDQRTLLIIREGIMVTIEKELVQLGFEENLTLAKRNLEKKLLHEHSQSLEVILDSKITDILVAWDFHKDKSTILLILNPTS; this is encoded by the coding sequence ATGGATAAAACGAAACTGGAAAAAGAATTAAGTAGCTATATGGGAAGGTTACTTCGTGAAAACTTTGGAAGAGGTCCTGGAGGTGTATTCACCGTCATTTCTCCTCCTTTTATAACCGTTTATTTTAAAGCCTTTTTATTACCTTTAGAAAAGACTTTGTTAGACAAGGGACAAGTTATCTATGTTCAAAAAACACGTGATTTGTTAATGGAGACTCTAATTGAAGAGATAAAAGGATATATACAATTAAATATACATTTAGATATTGAAGAATTTTATTATGATTGGAATTTAGAGCTGCAGTCTGGGATGTTTATCATGATCCATTCGGATAAAGAAAACATAGCTAATCATTCCTATAAAAATCAGAAATTGCTGCATAAAGAAGTTGAGGAAGTAACTCAAAAAGCAGAAAAGTTCCCTCACAATGTTTCTTCTTATCTATTAGATCAGAGAACACTTCTTATAATCAGGGAAGGTATTATGGTAACTATAGAGAAAGAATTAGTTCAATTAGGATTTGAAGAAAACCTTACTTTGGCTAAAAGAAATCTCGAAAAAAAGCTACTTCATGAACATAGTCAATCGTTAGAAGTAATTTTAGATTCAAAGATAACAGATATACTAGTAGCATGGGACTTTCATAAAGATAAAAGTACAATTCTTCTGATTTTAAACCCAACTTCATAA
- a CDS encoding anti-sigma regulatory factor gives MLFQSDERKELLTVEIHTEVDIVEARQKGRMFSNCLGFSALDQARIITTISELSRNIYKYATNGKITMEIIEKKPEIGLKIIAIDKGPGIKNIQKALESGYTTSGGLGVGLSGVKKLMDEFTISSQEDHGVNIQVIKWKKRNK, from the coding sequence ATGCTATTTCAATCGGATGAAAGAAAGGAACTTTTAACTGTTGAGATACACACGGAAGTGGATATAGTAGAAGCGCGTCAGAAAGGGCGAATGTTTTCTAACTGCTTAGGCTTCAGCGCACTTGATCAGGCCCGAATTATTACCACTATTTCAGAATTATCCAGAAATATATATAAATATGCCACTAACGGAAAAATTACAATGGAAATAATAGAGAAAAAACCTGAAATAGGACTCAAAATAATAGCTATAGATAAAGGACCAGGCATTAAAAATATTCAAAAAGCGCTAGAAAGTGGCTATACAACGTCAGGAGGGTTAGGCGTTGGTTTATCAGGGGTGAAAAAATTAATGGACGAATTCACCATATCATCTCAAGAAGACCATGGCGTTAACATCCAGGTTATAAAATGGAAAAAAAGAAATAAGTAA
- a CDS encoding PLP-dependent aminotransferase family protein → MPINSFENYPMSWKPSVDKTRKPIYQAIAGQLEQDIIKGVLLPGTKLPPQRELADYLDLNLSTISKAFKVCELKGLLSATVGSGTFVSYDALSNAYLLEDIKPSHLIEMGATLPDNDSYEPLLLQLKDMLQETDYEKWFSYGRPGESLWQKDAAVKLMRRGGFKTTVDHILFANGGQNAIAAILASLCQPGDRIGVDHHTYPGLKTVAAMLSVQLVPIKSKNYEMSPTAFEYACKNDNIKGIYLIPDYHNPTACCMSVKNRERLAVIAKKYNQFIIEDATYHLHHERPMPAVASYAPEQVIYIASLSKSIAPGLRLAYVAAPSRFKEPISKALYNLNISVSPLLAELTARIIVSNQFEPLVENHREQAILRNRIANQYLENYTCLGMETGIFRWLLLPEKITGAEFETLAAQQGVQVYAAERFVVGNSCPDRAVRIAICAPKTIGELEQGLIILKRLLNDYL, encoded by the coding sequence ATGCCGATTAATTCGTTTGAAAACTATCCGATGAGCTGGAAACCATCTGTTGATAAAACAAGAAAGCCTATTTACCAAGCCATTGCAGGACAATTGGAACAGGATATTATCAAGGGAGTTTTATTACCTGGAACAAAACTTCCTCCACAGAGAGAGCTAGCCGATTATTTAGATTTAAATTTGAGTACGATTTCAAAAGCATTTAAAGTGTGCGAGCTAAAGGGTTTATTAAGTGCTACTGTTGGAAGCGGTACATTCGTATCGTATGATGCGTTATCCAATGCGTATTTACTCGAAGATATAAAGCCTAGCCACTTAATTGAAATGGGCGCGACATTGCCAGACAATGATTCATACGAGCCACTTCTCCTTCAACTAAAAGATATGCTACAAGAGACTGATTACGAAAAGTGGTTTAGTTATGGGAGGCCAGGTGAAAGTCTTTGGCAAAAAGATGCAGCTGTAAAGCTGATGAGAAGAGGCGGATTCAAAACAACAGTTGATCACATTTTATTTGCAAATGGAGGACAAAATGCAATTGCTGCAATACTAGCGAGTCTTTGTCAGCCTGGAGATCGCATCGGGGTTGATCATCACACTTATCCAGGTTTAAAAACGGTTGCAGCTATGCTTAGTGTGCAATTAGTACCGATAAAATCAAAGAATTATGAAATGAGTCCAACTGCTTTTGAATATGCATGTAAAAATGACAATATTAAAGGCATTTACTTGATACCCGACTATCATAATCCAACTGCTTGCTGTATGTCCGTTAAAAACCGAGAAAGGCTTGCTGTGATTGCAAAAAAATATAACCAATTTATTATTGAAGATGCAACGTATCATCTCCATCATGAGCGACCAATGCCAGCAGTGGCATCATATGCACCAGAACAAGTCATCTATATTGCGAGTTTATCAAAATCAATAGCACCAGGGTTACGACTAGCATATGTAGCAGCACCTAGTCGATTTAAAGAGCCTATTTCAAAGGCACTTTATAATTTAAATATATCAGTTTCACCATTATTAGCAGAGCTAACAGCACGTATTATTGTGTCAAATCAATTTGAACCCTTAGTAGAGAATCATCGTGAACAAGCTATTCTCAGAAATCGAATTGCAAATCAATATTTAGAAAATTACACGTGTTTAGGTATGGAAACTGGTATATTTCGTTGGTTACTATTACCTGAAAAGATTACAGGTGCAGAATTTGAAACATTAGCTGCGCAGCAGGGCGTACAAGTGTATGCAGCAGAACGCTTTGTAGTTGGAAACAGTTGTCCAGACAGAGCTGTAAGAATCGCTATCTGTGCACCAAAAACGATTGGAGAGCTTGAGCAAGGATTGATTATCCTTAAACGTTTACTTAACGACTATTTATAA
- a CDS encoding MFS transporter has product MMVHEDHVKASDNQSTCLQEYVNSPEKQKALYKRTLFVVSVSQIFGGAGLTAGVTVGALIAQQMLGTDAYAGVPTALFTLGSAGAAWLVGKLSQKKGRRAGLTTGFILGGVGAIGVIFSAILNSIFLLFFSLLVYGSGTATNLQARYAGTDLAKAKQRGTAVSMAMVFTTFGAVAGPNLVDVMGNFALSIGVPALAGPFILAAAAYIVAGLVFYIMLRPDPLLIARAIEENKQERNAQKNLTNTQQSTNKKGVAVGATVMVLTQIVMVAIMTMTPVHMRHHGHGLTEVGVVIGFHIGSMYLPSLFTGVLIDKIGRTAMTIASGIILLLAGLVAAIAPSDSMVLLVVALSLLGLGWNLGLISGTAQIVDATEPLTRAKIQGTIDVLIALAGASGGALSGIVVAQSSYAVLSLSGGILSLILIPVIIWAYRSTGENKVKVGQGL; this is encoded by the coding sequence ATGATGGTACACGAGGATCATGTAAAAGCTTCAGACAACCAATCAACTTGTTTACAAGAATATGTTAATTCACCAGAGAAACAAAAAGCTTTATATAAACGCACCTTATTTGTTGTAAGTGTTTCTCAAATCTTTGGCGGTGCAGGATTGACAGCAGGAGTTACTGTCGGTGCACTTATTGCACAACAAATGCTTGGTACAGATGCCTATGCAGGAGTACCGACGGCTCTATTTACTTTAGGATCTGCAGGAGCTGCTTGGTTAGTAGGAAAGCTTTCTCAAAAAAAAGGGCGACGTGCAGGACTTACGACGGGTTTTATTCTAGGGGGAGTTGGAGCGATTGGTGTTATTTTTTCTGCCATTCTTAATAGTATTTTTCTTCTTTTTTTTTCGCTCCTCGTTTATGGATCAGGAACAGCTACTAATCTACAAGCGCGTTATGCAGGAACAGATTTAGCCAAAGCAAAACAACGGGGGACCGCTGTTAGTATGGCCATGGTTTTCACTACATTTGGAGCCGTTGCAGGCCCGAATTTAGTTGATGTGATGGGGAATTTTGCTCTTTCTATTGGTGTCCCAGCACTTGCAGGCCCTTTCATTTTAGCAGCAGCTGCATATATAGTAGCTGGTCTTGTATTTTATATTATGCTGCGTCCGGATCCGTTACTGATTGCAAGAGCAATAGAAGAGAATAAACAAGAACGTAACGCTCAAAAAAATTTAACAAATACTCAGCAATCAACGAACAAAAAAGGAGTGGCTGTTGGGGCCACAGTTATGGTCCTTACTCAAATTGTAATGGTTGCTATAATGACCATGACGCCTGTGCACATGAGACATCATGGCCACGGGCTAACTGAAGTAGGGGTTGTAATTGGCTTTCATATTGGTTCCATGTATCTTCCTTCACTATTTACAGGGGTCTTAATTGATAAAATTGGACGAACGGCGATGACAATTGCTTCAGGAATTATCCTTCTTTTAGCTGGGCTGGTAGCAGCTATAGCACCGAGTGATTCAATGGTTCTTCTAGTGGTTGCTCTATCGTTACTTGGATTAGGATGGAACTTAGGTTTAATTAGCGGGACAGCTCAAATAGTGGATGCTACAGAACCATTAACACGTGCGAAAATACAAGGTACTATAGACGTTTTAATTGCTTTAGCAGGAGCTTCAGGAGGAGCTTTATCAGGAATAGTTGTGGCTCAATCAAGTTATGCCGTTTTATCATTAAGTGGAGGAATTCTATCTTTGATATTAATTCCGGTTATCATATGGGCTTATAGGAGTACAGGTGAAAATAAAGTTAAAGTAGGTCAAGGACTTTAA
- a CDS encoding IclR family transcriptional regulator: MPIIQSVDRALRILDLFDEHTTELKITDISDQIGLHKSTVHSLLKTLQQRGYIHQNLENGKYGLGMKLFERGNYVIQSLDIRQLAKKYLMDLSAKTGQTTHLVILDGKEGTYIDKVEGPMAVILYSRIGKRIPLHCSAVGKALIAFKEKDELEKILSGYEYTEQTEFTITNEIEFLQELEKVQSQGYAVDNQENEPGVRCIAAPIRNHENKVIAAISLSTLIAGVDDIQLGIFVQQLKQAASELSEQMGYGIPI; this comes from the coding sequence ATGCCTATTATTCAATCAGTAGATCGCGCCCTTCGTATCCTTGACCTATTTGATGAACATACGACAGAATTGAAAATAACAGATATAAGTGATCAAATTGGTCTTCACAAAAGCACTGTTCATTCATTATTGAAAACGCTTCAACAACGTGGCTACATTCATCAGAACCTCGAGAATGGAAAGTATGGACTAGGGATGAAACTTTTTGAAAGAGGAAACTATGTTATTCAGTCTTTAGATATTAGACAATTAGCTAAAAAATATCTGATGGATTTATCAGCAAAAACAGGACAAACTACACATTTAGTCATCTTAGATGGTAAAGAAGGAACGTATATTGATAAAGTTGAAGGTCCTATGGCTGTTATTCTTTATTCTCGAATAGGAAAAAGAATTCCACTTCACTGTTCTGCAGTAGGAAAAGCTTTGATTGCTTTTAAAGAAAAGGATGAACTAGAGAAAATTTTATCTGGGTATGAGTATACTGAGCAAACCGAATTCACCATTACAAATGAAATTGAATTTTTGCAGGAACTTGAAAAAGTTCAAAGTCAGGGTTATGCCGTCGATAATCAAGAGAATGAACCTGGTGTCCGTTGCATTGCAGCACCTATTAGAAATCACGAAAATAAGGTTATTGCCGCTATAAGTCTTTCGACACTTATCGCAGGAGTAGATGACATTCAGTTAGGAATCTTTGTTCAGCAACTGAAACAAGCAGCTTCCGAATTATCAGAGCAGATGGGGTATGGGATACCGATTTAA